The following are from one region of the Thiohalorhabdus sp. Cl-TMA genome:
- the glyQ gene encoding glycine--tRNA ligase subunit alpha — MNFQQLIFALERYWSEQGCVIQQPYDVEVGAGTFHPATFLRSLGPEPWRAAYVQPSRRPTDGRYGDNPNRLQYYYQFQVVLKPSPLEIQELFLGSLRRMGVDPLVHDIRFVEDDWESPTLGAWGLGWEVWLNGMEIAQFTYFQQAGGFDCRPVTGELTYGLERIAMYLQAVESVYDLAWDDHLSYGEIAHQNEVEFSRYNFELADTDLLFHQFTAHEAESARLVEAGAPLPAYDQCLKCSHVFNMLDARHAISVTERARYIARVRDLAKACAEVYLNRREELGYPLLKEARA, encoded by the coding sequence GTGAACTTTCAGCAGCTGATCTTCGCCCTGGAGCGGTATTGGTCCGAGCAGGGCTGCGTCATCCAGCAGCCCTACGACGTGGAGGTGGGCGCCGGAACTTTCCATCCGGCCACCTTCCTGCGCTCCCTCGGCCCCGAGCCGTGGCGGGCCGCCTACGTCCAGCCCAGCCGCCGGCCCACGGACGGCCGCTACGGCGACAACCCCAACCGCCTCCAGTACTACTACCAGTTCCAGGTGGTCCTGAAGCCCTCGCCGCTGGAGATCCAGGAGCTGTTCCTGGGCTCGCTGCGGCGCATGGGCGTGGACCCGCTCGTACACGACATCCGTTTCGTGGAGGATGACTGGGAGTCGCCCACCCTGGGCGCCTGGGGCCTGGGCTGGGAGGTGTGGCTGAACGGCATGGAGATCGCCCAGTTCACCTACTTCCAGCAGGCCGGCGGCTTCGATTGCCGCCCCGTAACCGGCGAGCTCACCTACGGCCTGGAGCGCATCGCCATGTACCTGCAGGCGGTGGAGTCGGTATACGACCTGGCCTGGGATGACCACCTCTCCTACGGTGAGATCGCCCACCAGAACGAGGTGGAGTTCTCCCGGTACAACTTCGAGCTGGCGGACACCGACCTGCTCTTCCACCAGTTCACCGCCCACGAGGCCGAGTCCGCGCGGCTGGTAGAGGCGGGCGCGCCCCTGCCGGCCTACGACCAGTGCCTGAAGTGCTCGCACGTGTTCAACATGCTCGACGCCCGCCATGCCATCAGCGTCACCGAACGAGCCCGCTACATCGCCCGGGTGCGTGACCTGGCCAAGGCGTGCGCCGAGGTCTACCTCAACCGGCGCGAGGAGCTGGGCTATCCGCTCCTGAAGGAGGCGCGGGCATGA
- the glyS gene encoding glycine--tRNA ligase subunit beta: MSEGANSLPLLLEIGVEELPAGMQGRLVEQLKTDLGHALTEHHLLGAFDLQAAPRVYSTPRRLAVFFPAVLSRQSDQEVEHRGPPVSAAFDDAGNPTKAATGFAGRFGVGAEALERRATDGGEYLYYTEHQAGRAAMKVLAEVLPQVIDSLPVPKRMRWGDLEWGFARPIHCLLALFGEDVVPFEVGGISSDRFTRGHRYHAPDPVHLDAADSGAYTGLLRENFVEAHATERHRQIEAEIRNQADKAKGRIPDTPQITDLLDEVTGLVEWPVPFTGGFGEKFLELPKEVLVTSMEKHQKFFPVEDGAGSLLPAFIGVANIDSKDPEALRAGHERVLRARLEDARFFWEEDRKRPLADRVDALKHVVFQAKLGTLFDKAERLAVLAPAMAEAFDPSVASLAERAGWLAKADLLTDMVDEFDTLQGIMGGYYATGDGEDPQVAAALAEQYRPGHARDVLPETGTGTALALADRLDTMVGCFGVGLEPTGTKDPFALRRAAIGIQRMAIEKGIHLDLPDLLARAYRAYGDRLERDAGETVDAVIDFLNDRLEPMYTEAAGQPVNRDVVAGAEQVAGQQGTGAVAGPDRNQVSAVLSLRPTDPYDAHLRLRGLLALLSHPNADSLIAANKRIGNILRKAEESVPAGYDGEALSEAEERALAAAFEEVRPRFQAAVQAGDYTAALLALAELREPADRFFDAVLVMAEDDAVRRNRLALLQTIHAAFLQVADLSKLPG; encoded by the coding sequence ATGAGTGAGGGAGCGAATTCTCTTCCGTTGCTGCTGGAGATCGGGGTGGAGGAGCTGCCCGCCGGGATGCAAGGCCGACTGGTGGAGCAGCTCAAAACTGACCTGGGGCATGCCCTGACCGAGCATCACCTGTTGGGGGCGTTTGATCTGCAGGCGGCCCCGCGGGTTTATTCCACGCCTCGGCGACTGGCGGTCTTCTTCCCTGCCGTGCTCAGCCGGCAATCTGACCAGGAAGTAGAGCACCGTGGCCCGCCCGTCTCCGCGGCCTTCGACGACGCCGGCAATCCCACCAAGGCCGCCACCGGCTTCGCCGGCCGCTTCGGCGTGGGGGCCGAGGCCCTGGAACGTCGCGCCACCGACGGCGGCGAGTACCTGTATTATACCGAGCACCAGGCCGGCCGCGCGGCCATGAAGGTGCTCGCCGAGGTCCTGCCGCAGGTGATCGATTCCCTGCCGGTTCCCAAGCGCATGCGCTGGGGCGACCTGGAGTGGGGCTTCGCCAGGCCCATCCATTGCCTGCTGGCCCTGTTTGGCGAGGATGTGGTGCCCTTCGAGGTGGGAGGAATCAGCAGCGACCGCTTCACTCGGGGCCACCGTTACCACGCCCCGGACCCCGTTCATCTGGATGCTGCCGATTCCGGGGCCTATACCGGACTGCTGCGCGAGAACTTCGTGGAGGCCCATGCCACCGAGCGCCATCGCCAGATAGAGGCGGAGATCCGCAATCAGGCTGACAAGGCAAAGGGGAGGATCCCCGATACCCCGCAGATCACCGACCTGCTCGATGAGGTGACTGGGCTGGTGGAATGGCCGGTGCCCTTCACCGGCGGTTTCGGCGAGAAATTCCTGGAGCTGCCCAAGGAGGTGCTGGTCACCTCTATGGAGAAGCACCAGAAGTTCTTTCCCGTGGAGGACGGCGCGGGAAGCCTCCTGCCCGCCTTCATCGGCGTGGCCAATATCGACTCCAAGGACCCGGAGGCGCTGCGCGCCGGGCACGAGCGGGTGCTTCGGGCCCGGCTGGAGGACGCGCGCTTCTTCTGGGAGGAGGACCGCAAGCGGCCCCTGGCCGATCGGGTGGATGCGCTGAAGCACGTGGTCTTCCAGGCCAAGCTGGGCACCTTGTTCGACAAGGCGGAGCGACTGGCCGTTTTGGCGCCGGCCATGGCGGAGGCCTTCGACCCCTCCGTGGCCAGCCTGGCGGAGCGGGCCGGCTGGCTGGCCAAGGCGGACCTCCTCACCGACATGGTGGACGAGTTCGACACCCTCCAGGGAATCATGGGCGGCTACTACGCCACGGGCGACGGTGAGGATCCCCAGGTTGCCGCGGCGCTGGCCGAGCAGTACCGGCCCGGGCACGCCCGGGATGTCCTCCCGGAGACGGGAACCGGCACGGCGCTTGCCCTGGCGGACCGGCTCGACACCATGGTGGGCTGCTTCGGTGTCGGCCTGGAGCCCACCGGCACCAAGGATCCCTTCGCCCTGCGCCGCGCCGCCATCGGCATCCAGCGCATGGCCATCGAGAAGGGCATCCATCTGGACCTGCCGGATCTGCTGGCGCGTGCCTACCGCGCTTACGGCGATCGCCTGGAGCGGGACGCCGGCGAGACCGTGGACGCGGTGATCGATTTCCTAAACGACCGCCTCGAGCCCATGTACACGGAGGCCGCCGGTCAGCCGGTGAACCGGGACGTGGTGGCCGGTGCCGAGCAGGTGGCGGGGCAGCAGGGCACCGGCGCGGTGGCCGGTCCGGACCGCAACCAGGTGAGCGCGGTTCTCAGCCTCCGGCCCACCGACCCCTATGATGCCCACCTGCGCCTGCGGGGCCTGCTGGCCCTGCTGTCGCATCCCAACGCCGACTCACTGATCGCCGCCAACAAGCGGATTGGAAACATCCTGCGCAAGGCCGAGGAGTCGGTCCCGGCGGGCTATGACGGGGAGGCCCTGAGCGAGGCGGAGGAGCGGGCCCTGGCGGCGGCCTTCGAGGAGGTGCGGCCGCGCTTCCAGGCCGCCGTGCAGGCCGGAGACTATACAGCGGCGCTGTTGGCCCTCGCCGAGCTGCGCGAGCCCGCCGACCGCTTCTTCGACGCCGTGCTGGTGATGGCGGAGGACGACGCCGTGCGGCGCAACCGGCTGGCGCTGCTGCAGACC